From Drosophila suzukii chromosome 2R, CBGP_Dsuzu_IsoJpt1.0, whole genome shotgun sequence, a single genomic window includes:
- the LOC108019567 gene encoding uncharacterized protein, which yields MFTMLRNKLLVVLIWAILPLITLADDPEDGLHKYRASPKLTGPVKLIHDPEDSILNTLDAALEKISAIYMQALFAGTHTPELEAPLRALEMELFDLLDQLYKQNRLKDYMKYEAEVTRQMIIYNMLKRLFGYTQDIVEVEAETI from the coding sequence ATGTTTACCATGCTAAGAAATAAGCTGCTCGTTGTTCTAATTTGGGCAATCCTGCCGTTAATTACGTTGGCCGACGATCCTGAAGATGGTCTTCATAAATACCGAGCTTCTCCAAAACTCACGGGCCCTGTGAAGCTCATACACGATCCCGAGGATTCCATATTAAATACTTTGGATGCCGCCCTGGAGAAGATTTCCGCGATCTACATGCAGGCATTGTTTGCTGGTACCCATACTCCGGAATTAGAAGCTCCACTAAGAGCCTTAGAAATGGAGCTGTTCGATCTGCTGGACCAGCTCTATAAGCAGAATCGTCTCAAGGATTATATGAAGTACGAAGCGGAAGTGACGCGACAAATGATAATCTACAACATGCTCAAGAGATTGTTTGGCTACACTCAGGATATTGTGGAAGTTGAGGCTGAGACT
- the dpn gene encoding protein deadpan isoform X1 produces MDYKNDINSDDDFDCSNGYSDSYGNNGRTSNPNGLSKAELRKVSWTNKPIMEKRRRARINHCLNELKSLILEAMKKDPARHTKLEKADILEMTVKHLQSVQRQQLNMAIQSDPGVVQKFKTGFVECAEEVNRYVSQMDGIDTGVRQRLSAHLNNCANSLEQIGSMSNFSNGYRGGLFPSTPATAAPTPLFPSLPQDLNNNSRSESSAPAIQMGGLQLIPSRLPSGEFALIMPNTGSTAPPPGPFAWPGSAAGVAAGTASAALASIANPTHLSDYTQSFRMSAFSKPASNAAPANLQGSLVHPLPVQTQLPAKNSTSSPPLSPISSISSHGEESRAASPTVDVISKHSFAGVFSTPPPTSAETSFNTSGSLNLSAGSHDSSGCSRSLAHLQQQQVSSTSGIAKRDRDAEAESSDCSLDEPSSKKFLAGAIEKSSSAWRPW; encoded by the exons ATGGATTACAAAAACGATATTAATTCGGACGACGATTTCGACTGCTCCAATGGCTATAGCGACAGCTATGGCAATAATGGACGCACGTCCAATCCGAATGGATTATCAAAGGCGGAATTGAGAAAGGTGAGTTGG ACAAACAAACCGATTATGGAGAAACGTCGTCGGGCTCGCATTAATCACTGCCTCAACGAACTGAAGTCCCTTATCCTGGAGGCCATGAAAAAAGAC CCGGCTCGTCATACCAAACTGGAGAAGGCCGACATACTTGAGATGACGGTGAAGCATCTGCAGTCGGTGCAGCGCCAGCAGCTGAACATGGCCATCCAATCCGATCCCGGCGTGGTCCAGAAGTTCAAGACGGGCTTTGTGGAGTGCGCTGAGGAGGTTAACCGCTACGTTAGCCAAATGGACGGCATCGACACGGGAGTGCGTCAGCGACTCAGCGCCCATCTGAACAACTGCGCCAACAGTTTGGAGCAGATTGGTTCGATGAGCAACTTCAGCAATGGCTACCGTGGAGGTTTGTTTCCCTCAACGCCGGCCACGGCTGCTCCCACTCCCCTGTTCCCCTCGCTGCCGCAGGACTTGAACAACAACAGCCGCTCGGAGTCGTCTGCTCCGGCCATTCAAATGGGCGGACTTCAGCTCATTCCCTCCCGCCTGCCCTCGGGGGAGTTCGCCCTGATTATGCCAAACACCGGGTCCACGGCTCCGCCTCCCGGACCCTTCGCCTGGCCAGGATCTGCGGCTGGAGTGGCAGCTGGAACAGCCAGCGCCGCCTTGGCCAGCATTGCCAATCCCACGCATCTGAGTGACTACACACAGAGCTTCCGGATGAGCGCCTTCAGCAAGCCAGCCAGCAATGCTGCTCCGGCCAATCTTCAGGGAAGTCTCGTCCACCCACTGCCCGTGCAAACGCAGCTGCCGGCTAAGAACAGCACGAGCAGTCCGCCGCTGAGTCCCATCTCCTCCATCTCCAGCCACGGCGAGGAGTCGCGGGCTGCCTCGCCCACCGTGGACGTGATCAGCAAGCACAGCTTCGCCGGGGTCTTCTCCACTCCGCCGCCGACCAGCGCCGAGACCTCCTTCAACACCAGCGGATCCCTCAACCTGAGTGCCGGAAGCCACGACAGCAGCGGATGCTCGCGATCGCTGGCCCACTTGCAGCAACAGCAAGTGAGCTCCACCAGCGGAATCGCCAAGCGGGACAGGGATGCGGAGGCCGAGTCCAGTGACTGCTCCCTGGATGAGCCCTCCTCTAAGAAATTCCTCGCCGGCGCCATCGAAAAGTCCAGCTCCGCCTGGAGGCCCTGGTAG
- the dpn gene encoding protein deadpan isoform X2: MDYKNDINSDDDFDCSNGYSDSYGNNGRTSNPNGLSKAELRKTNKPIMEKRRRARINHCLNELKSLILEAMKKDPARHTKLEKADILEMTVKHLQSVQRQQLNMAIQSDPGVVQKFKTGFVECAEEVNRYVSQMDGIDTGVRQRLSAHLNNCANSLEQIGSMSNFSNGYRGGLFPSTPATAAPTPLFPSLPQDLNNNSRSESSAPAIQMGGLQLIPSRLPSGEFALIMPNTGSTAPPPGPFAWPGSAAGVAAGTASAALASIANPTHLSDYTQSFRMSAFSKPASNAAPANLQGSLVHPLPVQTQLPAKNSTSSPPLSPISSISSHGEESRAASPTVDVISKHSFAGVFSTPPPTSAETSFNTSGSLNLSAGSHDSSGCSRSLAHLQQQQVSSTSGIAKRDRDAEAESSDCSLDEPSSKKFLAGAIEKSSSAWRPW, from the exons ATGGATTACAAAAACGATATTAATTCGGACGACGATTTCGACTGCTCCAATGGCTATAGCGACAGCTATGGCAATAATGGACGCACGTCCAATCCGAATGGATTATCAAAGGCGGAATTGAGAAAG ACAAACAAACCGATTATGGAGAAACGTCGTCGGGCTCGCATTAATCACTGCCTCAACGAACTGAAGTCCCTTATCCTGGAGGCCATGAAAAAAGAC CCGGCTCGTCATACCAAACTGGAGAAGGCCGACATACTTGAGATGACGGTGAAGCATCTGCAGTCGGTGCAGCGCCAGCAGCTGAACATGGCCATCCAATCCGATCCCGGCGTGGTCCAGAAGTTCAAGACGGGCTTTGTGGAGTGCGCTGAGGAGGTTAACCGCTACGTTAGCCAAATGGACGGCATCGACACGGGAGTGCGTCAGCGACTCAGCGCCCATCTGAACAACTGCGCCAACAGTTTGGAGCAGATTGGTTCGATGAGCAACTTCAGCAATGGCTACCGTGGAGGTTTGTTTCCCTCAACGCCGGCCACGGCTGCTCCCACTCCCCTGTTCCCCTCGCTGCCGCAGGACTTGAACAACAACAGCCGCTCGGAGTCGTCTGCTCCGGCCATTCAAATGGGCGGACTTCAGCTCATTCCCTCCCGCCTGCCCTCGGGGGAGTTCGCCCTGATTATGCCAAACACCGGGTCCACGGCTCCGCCTCCCGGACCCTTCGCCTGGCCAGGATCTGCGGCTGGAGTGGCAGCTGGAACAGCCAGCGCCGCCTTGGCCAGCATTGCCAATCCCACGCATCTGAGTGACTACACACAGAGCTTCCGGATGAGCGCCTTCAGCAAGCCAGCCAGCAATGCTGCTCCGGCCAATCTTCAGGGAAGTCTCGTCCACCCACTGCCCGTGCAAACGCAGCTGCCGGCTAAGAACAGCACGAGCAGTCCGCCGCTGAGTCCCATCTCCTCCATCTCCAGCCACGGCGAGGAGTCGCGGGCTGCCTCGCCCACCGTGGACGTGATCAGCAAGCACAGCTTCGCCGGGGTCTTCTCCACTCCGCCGCCGACCAGCGCCGAGACCTCCTTCAACACCAGCGGATCCCTCAACCTGAGTGCCGGAAGCCACGACAGCAGCGGATGCTCGCGATCGCTGGCCCACTTGCAGCAACAGCAAGTGAGCTCCACCAGCGGAATCGCCAAGCGGGACAGGGATGCGGAGGCCGAGTCCAGTGACTGCTCCCTGGATGAGCCCTCCTCTAAGAAATTCCTCGCCGGCGCCATCGAAAAGTCCAGCTCCGCCTGGAGGCCCTGGTAG